The DNA sequence CCCATTCCATCCAGCTCGATCCCCGCCGAGCCCGACTCGCCCGAACGCGCTGCAATGAGCTGCGCTTCGATGTCGCGACGGACATATCTGCTGTGCGGATCGACCGCGGCCAGCGCACCCTCGATCGCAGCCCGCACCAGCGGCGTGTAGCTCACCGAGTCGACATGGTTGAGCCGGATGAGATTCATCACGGCGGAAAACGTCTGCAACTCCTCGTAGGACGCGCGCTGCGCATGTGCGAGCGCAGGCATGACGGTGAGGATGAAGGCGAACAGTGCGCGGCGCACGTCAGTCCTCCATTTGTGTGAGACGCTGCTGCGCGTCCGCTATCTCATTACGGAACCTGCTGGGCACTGTCGCCAGAAACGTCTCCAGCGACGCGCGCGCCTCCGCAGGCCGCCCGGTCTGCTGCTGGATCAGGCCCAGCACATACCACGGGCGGGGACTCCTCGGCTGTACCGCGGCCACGCGCTTCAGCGTCGCTTCCGCTTCCTCCAGCCGACCCAGCCGCGCCAGCGTGATACCGACTTCGACGTCCGTTGTGAAATCATCCGGATTCGCGGCTGCCGCCGCCTGTCTCTGCTCCAGGGCTGCCAGCAGATCGCCGCGCGCCTCCGCGAGGTCCGCAAGGGCGATGTGTGCGATGTACGCGCCGGCGTCGTGCTCGAGCACTTCGGTGTACGTCGCGGCCGCCTCGTCCGTGCGGCCGGCCGCGCGCAGCATCGCGGCAAGCACGCTGCGGTACGTGTTCGGCTCGAGCGGCATGTACGTGAGCCGCGATGGATCCTCTTCGTCCTCTGCACGATGCACGAGCTCGCGCATGTCCGCGATCGCCTCATCGTGCTTGAACACGTGCGCCGCGGCGAGCCCCCGGTACCACAGCAGCCAGGCCGGCACCCTGCTCACATCCTGCCGGCCCGCCGCCGTCAGGTCCCGGGCCAGGCGCTGGAGGCGGAGATAGGCCGATGCATAATCGCCCGTCATGAAATCATCGAACGGGCGCATCCACTGGTTGTAGATCGCCGACAGGTACGGGTCGGTTTCCCAGAGCACCGACTTCTTCGGCGTCACGGCGGCCAGAATGCGCAGATCGAGCAGAGGGTTCATCATGAACGC is a window from the Longimicrobiales bacterium genome containing:
- a CDS encoding tetratricopeptide repeat protein, which encodes MKRAVLALMLCLWTAQGLDAQRIKLPVPVQELEAASRKDPNDVIARYNLALGYWSQKKYDAAEVELRDALSIEPRFALAYLALSMLPFARRESLWNENLEERVPVEWRDRVIESDRNYRAAFMMNPLLDLRILAAVTPKKSVLWETDPYLSAIYNQWMRPFDDFMTGDYASAYLRLQRLARDLTAAGRQDVSRVPAWLLWYRGLAAAHVFKHDEAIADMRELVHRAEDEEDPSRLTYMPLEPNTYRSVLAAMLRAAGRTDEAAATYTEVLEHDAGAYIAHIALADLAEARGDLLAALEQRQAAAAANPDDFTTDVEVGITLARLGRLEEAEATLKRVAAVQPRSPRPWYVLGLIQQQTGRPAEARASLETFLATVPSRFRNEIADAQQRLTQMED